The following proteins are encoded in a genomic region of Opitutus sp.:
- a CDS encoding DTW domain-containing protein, with protein sequence MARSVVLHPTLRCTRCQQIPRWCVCEGLRGVDCPVAVDVLMHTREFYRPSSTGHLIQRVVAGARTHVYRHDAVPPLSQVVRPGKQLWVLHPLGEPMPSDVAPDQLQVMLLDGSWGEAADMKKDVEGWGRRVSLPMTGKSRYWLRTQQGERQFSTAEALLFVLAALGLHAEHAALSLQLELHVYAGLCTRGQTVMAADFLATSPLRMQLPEVIARMHPQTRPEKQAFAALMVDRLANARVHQGG encoded by the coding sequence ATGGCCCGTAGCGTTGTCCTTCATCCCACCTTGCGCTGCACGCGCTGCCAGCAGATCCCGCGCTGGTGCGTGTGCGAGGGGCTGCGAGGGGTGGATTGTCCGGTGGCGGTCGATGTGCTCATGCACACGCGCGAGTTTTACCGGCCGAGCAGCACCGGGCACCTGATCCAGCGCGTTGTCGCTGGGGCGCGTACCCACGTTTACCGCCACGATGCCGTGCCGCCGCTCTCGCAGGTCGTCCGCCCGGGCAAACAGCTCTGGGTGCTGCATCCCTTGGGCGAGCCGATGCCCTCCGACGTTGCCCCGGACCAGTTGCAGGTGATGCTGCTCGACGGCAGCTGGGGCGAGGCGGCCGACATGAAAAAGGACGTCGAGGGCTGGGGCCGGCGGGTGAGCCTGCCGATGACCGGTAAAAGCCGTTACTGGCTGCGCACGCAGCAAGGCGAACGGCAGTTTTCCACCGCCGAGGCGCTGCTGTTCGTGCTGGCAGCGCTGGGGCTGCACGCGGAGCACGCGGCGCTGAGCCTGCAGCTGGAGTTGCACGTGTACGCCGGGTTATGCACGCGCGGCCAGACGGTGATGGCGGCGGACTTTTTGGCGACCTCCCCGCTGCGCATGCAGTTGCCCGAAGTGATCGCGCGCATGCACCCGCAAACCCGGCCGGAGAAGCAGGCGTTCGCGGCGCTCATGGTAGACCGGCTGGCCAACGCCCGCGTGCATCAGGGCGGGTGA
- a CDS encoding SET domain-containing protein gives MVHPDTELRFVNDHIGWGVFATRALPKGTIVWALDPLDQKFTAAQVAALPAPAQSALEKYSYIDARGRHILCWDHGRFFNHSCAANCLSLGYDFELAVRDIAAGEELTDDYGTLNPLAPFPCLCGASQCRGAVQPDDFTRLSDRWNRRARDAFFLIPTVAQPLWAVLEERADIEAALADPNRVRPIHGHYHARRSVPELAVR, from the coding sequence ATGGTTCATCCCGACACCGAGCTGCGCTTCGTCAACGATCACATCGGCTGGGGCGTTTTCGCCACCCGCGCGCTGCCCAAGGGAACGATTGTCTGGGCGCTCGACCCCCTTGACCAGAAGTTCACCGCGGCGCAGGTGGCCGCCTTGCCGGCCCCCGCCCAGTCCGCCCTGGAGAAGTACTCCTACATCGACGCCCGCGGCCGCCACATCCTGTGCTGGGACCACGGGAGGTTTTTCAACCACTCCTGCGCCGCCAACTGCCTGAGCCTGGGCTACGATTTCGAGCTGGCCGTGCGCGACATCGCCGCCGGCGAGGAGCTCACCGACGACTACGGCACGCTTAACCCTCTGGCGCCCTTCCCCTGCCTGTGCGGGGCGAGCCAGTGCCGGGGCGCGGTGCAACCCGACGACTTCACCCGCCTAAGCGACCGCTGGAACCGCCGCGCCCGCGACGCCTTTTTTCTAATTCCGACGGTGGCGCAACCGCTCTGGGCCGTGCTTGAGGAACGCGCCGATATCGAGGCGGCGCTGGCCGACCCGAACCGGGTGCGGCCGATCCATGGGCATTACCATGCGCGCCGGTCGGTGCCTGAACTGGCCGTCCGGTAG
- a CDS encoding beta-lactamase family protein — MNALRIDRPPSVVLFAGFVSLLARLKARYLRILSPARLPALPAVPAKRRLAALVGALLLSAWPAFAQLDPGTLQTVLDASRAKTSATGASAAIVRNGEVLWQGQSGVIAPGSAVPVTADTLFVYASASKMVTAAMTSRLAEQGKLGLDDKIGLYLPADVPGASSVTVRQLLQQTSSYPDIYRSNNAAAAIARLQQVNNPVTRADLINFIEAPTGTPGVQHAYSNTNYILLGEVIERASGKTFTQVYQDEIATPLGLTRAFVTPQPRGDFAQSVDSQFDASAPINYFNNTEGLPTTLYGPAFGDGPVAGTAVEGALFLDALARGKLLGPEALAQTFNFDPVSGYGFGIYGTQVDGKLVLDHTGEWAGYTSTLYYDENRDLTIMTLANSNQGFPAGVIFQDLNGAVSVIPEPSTYTALAAAAALGVAVGRRRRNGGQRSGLSA, encoded by the coding sequence ATGAACGCACTTCGTATTGATCGTCCGCCCTCCGTCGTCCTTTTCGCGGGATTCGTTTCCCTGCTCGCCCGCCTAAAAGCACGCTACCTGCGTATTTTAAGCCCCGCTCGTTTACCCGCCTTACCGGCCGTTCCCGCCAAACGCCGCCTGGCCGCCTTGGTCGGCGCACTGTTGCTCAGTGCCTGGCCCGCCTTCGCCCAGCTTGATCCGGGCACGCTGCAAACCGTCTTGGACGCGTCCCGGGCCAAAACATCCGCTACCGGTGCCTCCGCCGCAATCGTCCGCAATGGCGAAGTGCTTTGGCAGGGCCAGTCCGGCGTGATCGCCCCGGGGTCCGCCGTCCCAGTCACGGCGGATACGTTATTCGTCTATGCCAGTGCCAGCAAGATGGTGACGGCGGCGATGACCTCGCGCCTGGCGGAGCAAGGCAAGCTGGGCCTCGACGATAAGATTGGTCTTTATCTGCCCGCCGATGTGCCGGGAGCGAGCTCGGTCACCGTCCGCCAACTGCTCCAGCAGACCAGCAGTTATCCGGATATTTATCGCAGCAACAACGCCGCAGCTGCGATCGCTCGACTCCAGCAGGTGAACAATCCGGTGACTCGGGCCGACTTGATTAACTTCATCGAAGCCCCCACCGGCACCCCCGGAGTGCAGCACGCTTATTCCAACACGAACTACATCTTGCTCGGCGAAGTGATCGAGCGGGCCTCGGGTAAAACGTTCACCCAAGTCTACCAAGACGAGATCGCCACCCCCCTCGGTCTCACCCGCGCCTTCGTGACTCCGCAACCGCGCGGGGACTTTGCCCAGTCAGTTGACTCCCAGTTCGACGCCAGCGCCCCAATCAACTACTTCAACAACACTGAAGGATTGCCCACGACGCTCTACGGTCCGGCCTTTGGTGACGGCCCGGTCGCGGGCACGGCAGTCGAGGGGGCCCTTTTCTTAGATGCGCTGGCCCGTGGCAAGTTGCTGGGACCGGAGGCGCTCGCACAGACGTTTAATTTTGACCCCGTCTCCGGGTATGGATTCGGCATCTACGGCACACAAGTTGACGGCAAACTCGTGCTCGATCATACCGGAGAGTGGGCCGGTTATACTTCCACGCTTTACTACGATGAAAACCGCGACCTCACGATCATGACCCTGGCCAACAGCAACCAGGGTTTCCCGGCCGGGGTCATCTTCCAGGACCTCAATGGAGCCGTGTCCGTTATCCCTGAGCCGTCCACCTATACCGCGCTCGCCGCTGCCGCCGCCCTCGGTGTCGCCGTCGGCCGCCGCCGCCGCAACGGCGGACAACGGAGTGGCCTCTCTGCCTAG
- a CDS encoding ribonuclease E — MKPLKRIRNSLITTLTILIIPSVYAGITFDFNYLPGSGFLDSTYGASRQAQLNIAANRLGSYFSGYTANLTFDIGEENEPGTLASAYSALVSASPGFYNTVVQQKILGGIDANGAAADGHIYWNFASPGSLGNTVGAADYDFVSLAMHELTHTLGFGAGYSLTSGNYSRWIAFLTNKEGVPLIELNEDDRNAVVIGGNSFDENFNFVAGTNGTFFSGANAVAVYGGLVPIYSPNPFEDGSSLAHLDDYTFIGGSLMNAGSGFSQPQDYSILEMAMLKDLGYTNLTAIPEPATSAMMVAWAMAGFSVWRRRNGNRRRG; from the coding sequence ATGAAACCATTAAAACGCATCCGCAATTCACTAATCACAACCTTAACGATCTTAATCATCCCCAGTGTTTATGCAGGGATTACTTTCGACTTTAACTACCTGCCTGGCAGCGGCTTTTTGGATAGCACTTACGGGGCATCCCGGCAGGCACAGCTCAATATAGCCGCCAACCGGTTAGGTTCGTATTTTTCGGGTTATACGGCCAACCTGACTTTTGATATTGGTGAAGAAAACGAGCCTGGTACTTTGGCATCTGCATACAGTGCTTTGGTTTCAGCCTCTCCTGGATTTTATAATACAGTCGTGCAACAGAAGATACTGGGTGGTATCGATGCTAATGGTGCCGCGGCGGATGGCCATATTTACTGGAACTTTGCTAGCCCAGGGAGTCTCGGCAACACCGTAGGAGCAGCGGATTATGATTTTGTATCCTTAGCGATGCACGAGCTTACACACACCTTGGGTTTCGGAGCCGGCTACAGTCTGACATCAGGCAACTATAGTCGATGGATTGCTTTTCTGACCAATAAAGAGGGTGTTCCGTTAATTGAACTTAATGAAGATGATCGAAATGCGGTTGTCATTGGTGGAAACTCCTTCGACGAGAATTTTAACTTCGTAGCAGGGACAAACGGTACGTTTTTCTCGGGAGCTAACGCGGTCGCAGTTTACGGTGGGTTAGTCCCGATTTATTCGCCAAATCCTTTCGAGGATGGAAGTAGCTTGGCGCATTTGGATGATTATACATTTATAGGCGGTAGTTTGATGAATGCAGGTTCAGGATTTTCACAGCCGCAGGATTATAGTATATTAGAAATGGCCATGCTTAAAGATTTAGGCTATACAAACTTGACTGCGATTCCTGAACCTGCGACCTCAGCCATGATGGTCGCTTGGGCAATGGCCGGTTTTTCGGTCTGGCGTCGTAGGAATGGAAATAGACGTCGTGGATGA
- a CDS encoding histidine kinase — MIHLPSSPVTHSVYRRWLGTRNYWLFQTLGWGGIFPLAIAPYTLSSEKLSPQALAFNLAFFALCAVGSHLLRVVLLYLLQRPRPVPGLALAVFPWVLGIAASLTFDVMTVGQMLAATDASIPPDSVIWDVESYLDSLLRVFVLLLLWCSSYFLVRTYRQQQQDKLDRVRSEVQAREAQLRALKAQINPHFLFNSLNSLRALMPPEDERARATVSRLANLLRASLATDQEPLVPLSRELSMVEGYLEIEKLRHEERLRWKIDASASAREWPVPPFALQSLVENAIKHGINRIEVGGEIEISAQVSEGRLHLDVTNPGSLEAAPTASGVGLANARARLLLLFGPTASLELLAPSPGRVQARVRLPLPLAPLLAAPLSSP; from the coding sequence ATGATTCATTTACCGTCATCCCCCGTCACGCATAGCGTGTACAGGCGCTGGCTCGGGACGCGCAACTACTGGCTGTTTCAGACCTTGGGCTGGGGCGGGATTTTCCCGCTGGCCATAGCGCCTTATACGCTTTCCTCCGAGAAACTCTCCCCGCAGGCCCTGGCGTTTAATCTGGCTTTTTTTGCGCTGTGCGCGGTCGGCTCGCACCTGTTGCGGGTGGTGCTTTTATATCTGTTGCAACGACCGCGCCCAGTCCCGGGGCTTGCGCTGGCTGTTTTTCCCTGGGTGCTCGGGATCGCGGCGTCGTTAACCTTCGATGTAATGACGGTTGGCCAGATGCTGGCCGCGACCGATGCCAGTATCCCGCCAGACTCGGTCATTTGGGACGTTGAAAGCTATTTGGATAGCCTGCTCAGGGTCTTCGTTTTGCTCCTGCTGTGGTGCAGCAGTTACTTTCTAGTGCGCACTTACCGCCAGCAACAGCAGGACAAGCTCGACCGGGTCCGCAGCGAGGTCCAGGCGCGAGAGGCCCAACTTCGCGCACTCAAGGCCCAGATCAACCCGCACTTTCTCTTCAACAGTCTCAACTCCCTGCGCGCCCTCATGCCGCCCGAGGACGAGCGTGCACGCGCCACCGTCAGCCGGCTAGCCAACTTGCTGCGCGCCTCGCTCGCCACGGATCAGGAACCGCTGGTGCCGTTGTCACGTGAGCTCAGCATGGTCGAGGGCTATCTCGAGATCGAGAAGCTGCGTCACGAGGAGCGCCTGCGCTGGAAGATCGACGCCTCCGCCTCCGCCCGCGAGTGGCCGGTGCCGCCGTTTGCGCTCCAAAGTCTGGTGGAAAACGCGATCAAGCATGGCATCAACCGAATCGAGGTCGGCGGTGAGATCGAAATCTCCGCCCAAGTCTCCGAAGGGCGACTGCATCTCGACGTGACCAATCCGGGCTCTCTCGAAGCCGCGCCGACTGCGTCCGGAGTGGGTCTGGCCAACGCCCGCGCCCGCCTGCTCCTGCTGTTCGGCCCGACCGCCTCGCTGGAGTTGCTCGCCCCCTCGCCCGGCCGGGTGCAGGCCCGGGTTCGCCTGCCGCTGCCCTTGGCACCTTTACTGGCCGCACCGCTCTCTTCCCCATGA
- a CDS encoding response regulator transcription factor, whose translation MKTVLIDDEHLARKELKHLLKVHPEIEIVGEAANVTEALHLLPALRPDLIFLDIEMPVRNGFDLLAALPAPHPQVIFVTAYDAFAVRAFQVNALDYLLKPVEPERLAEALARVERNHERAGDEPSSEKTPTHDPETPFKEDDRVFVREGDRCWFVPVREITLLEAEGNHTRVHLRGERPLLRRSLALMETRLPASLFVRANRGQLINRTCIEKVEPWFSGGLKATLRNGVEVEFSRRQAQEFRERLEL comes from the coding sequence ATGAAAACCGTGTTGATCGACGATGAACATCTGGCCCGCAAGGAACTCAAACACCTCCTGAAGGTTCACCCCGAGATCGAGATCGTGGGCGAAGCGGCCAACGTCACCGAGGCGTTGCACCTGCTGCCCGCGCTCCGGCCTGACCTAATATTCCTCGACATCGAGATGCCCGTCCGCAACGGCTTCGACCTGCTCGCCGCGCTCCCCGCACCGCACCCGCAGGTCATTTTTGTGACCGCTTACGATGCCTTCGCGGTGCGCGCGTTTCAGGTCAACGCCCTCGACTACTTGCTCAAGCCGGTTGAGCCCGAACGCCTCGCCGAGGCACTGGCCCGCGTCGAGCGAAACCACGAACGAGCCGGCGACGAACCCTCCTCCGAAAAAACGCCCACCCACGACCCCGAGACGCCTTTTAAAGAGGACGACCGGGTGTTCGTCCGCGAAGGCGACCGCTGCTGGTTCGTGCCCGTGAGGGAAATCACTTTGCTCGAGGCGGAGGGCAACCACACGCGGGTTCATCTGCGAGGCGAACGTCCGCTGCTGCGCCGGTCCTTGGCCTTGATGGAAACGAGGTTGCCCGCCTCCTTGTTTGTCCGGGCCAATCGCGGCCAGCTGATCAACCGCACGTGTATCGAAAAAGTGGAGCCCTGGTTTAGCGGCGGCCTCAAAGCCACGTTGCGCAACGGCGTCGAAGTGGAGTTTTCCCGTCGGCAGGCCCAGGAGTTCCGCGAGCGCCTCGAACTATGA
- a CDS encoding murein L,D-transpeptidase, producing the protein MPGHATQAAPSPQRPETSTENSPFLDTPFLSSELAPTTADRPLVEFTPPPARTYPRPIDTWLEAQIALARLGFSSGSIDGVPGDQSASALRAFQQSVGLAETGQLNDESRAALQLDRPPLTQLALAESDLASLQPLAKTWLGKSQQSALAHETALELLAERTHASPRFIQTLNPAVDWATLTAATPLTVPDVTRDPILTQAARLEIRLAERVLQARDASGKLLAHFPVSIARDVEKRPVGELHVTIVIAAPDYTFNPATFPESAEAQELGRKLVLPPGPNNPVGVAWIGLDRSGYGLHGTPTPEQVGRTESHGCFRLANWDARCLLNLAWVGLPVTVVP; encoded by the coding sequence CTGCCCGGCCACGCCACACAGGCCGCACCCTCGCCGCAGCGCCCTGAAACGAGCACGGAGAACTCGCCCTTCCTCGACACTCCCTTTCTCTCCAGCGAGCTCGCACCCACCACGGCCGACCGCCCGCTCGTCGAGTTCACGCCTCCGCCCGCGCGCACCTACCCGCGCCCGATCGATACCTGGCTCGAAGCCCAAATCGCCCTGGCCCGCTTGGGCTTTTCCAGTGGCTCCATCGACGGCGTCCCTGGCGATCAATCCGCCAGCGCCCTGCGTGCGTTCCAGCAATCCGTTGGCCTCGCCGAGACCGGTCAACTCAACGACGAATCCCGCGCCGCGCTTCAACTGGATCGTCCGCCGCTCACCCAGCTCGCACTTGCCGAGAGCGACCTCGCCAGCCTCCAGCCCCTCGCGAAAACTTGGCTGGGCAAATCCCAACAATCGGCCCTCGCCCACGAAACCGCGCTCGAACTTTTGGCCGAACGCACCCACGCCAGCCCGCGTTTTATCCAAACACTGAACCCCGCCGTGGACTGGGCCACGCTCACCGCCGCCACGCCCCTGACCGTGCCGGACGTGACGCGCGACCCGATTTTAACCCAAGCCGCGCGGCTCGAAATCCGGCTGGCCGAACGCGTATTGCAGGCCCGGGATGCCTCGGGAAAACTGCTCGCCCACTTCCCGGTGAGCATTGCCCGCGATGTGGAAAAACGCCCGGTCGGCGAACTGCACGTTACCATCGTGATTGCCGCCCCCGATTACACGTTTAACCCAGCGACCTTTCCCGAATCGGCCGAAGCGCAGGAACTGGGCCGCAAACTGGTGCTCCCGCCCGGCCCCAATAACCCGGTCGGCGTGGCCTGGATCGGGCTGGACCGCAGCGGCTATGGCCTGCACGGCACGCCCACGCCGGAGCAAGTCGGCCGCACCGAGTCGCACGGCTGTTTCCGTTTAGCCAACTGGGATGCGCGCTGCCTGCTCAATCTCGCCTGGGTCGGCCTGCCAGTGACCGTGGTGCCGTAG
- a CDS encoding uracil-DNA glycosylase, which produces MSATTLTIPPAWDNIFHHGYTREQFAELTAAVDAAYAQGEVFPARENLFRALELVRPADVKIVILGQDPYPTPGNAHGLSFSVPPTVRTPASLKAIYQSLARSFPGWTAPASGHLEPWAHQGVLLLNLILSVRSGEPMSHAKLGWQAFTQAVLRLVQAESPFVVFMLWGGKAEAAARPHIDTSRHMILADQHPSPLAQNRLPPADKFAANDHFAEANRLLVAHGRPPVDWTL; this is translated from the coding sequence ATGTCCGCCACAACCCTCACGATTCCGCCCGCTTGGGACAATATTTTCCACCACGGCTACACTCGCGAGCAATTCGCCGAACTCACCGCCGCCGTCGATGCGGCCTACGCCCAGGGCGAAGTTTTCCCCGCCCGCGAAAACCTCTTTCGCGCCCTCGAACTGGTGCGACCCGCCGACGTCAAAATTGTTATCCTCGGCCAGGACCCCTACCCCACGCCCGGCAACGCCCACGGGCTGTCCTTTTCCGTGCCACCCACGGTGCGTACGCCCGCCTCGCTCAAAGCCATCTACCAGTCCCTCGCGCGCAGTTTCCCCGGCTGGACCGCGCCCGCCTCCGGCCACCTCGAACCGTGGGCGCACCAAGGCGTGCTGTTGCTCAACCTCATCCTCTCGGTGCGTTCAGGCGAACCTATGAGCCACGCCAAACTCGGCTGGCAGGCCTTCACCCAGGCGGTCCTGCGCCTGGTGCAAGCCGAGTCACCATTCGTCGTCTTTATGCTTTGGGGCGGCAAAGCCGAAGCCGCCGCCCGCCCCCACATCGACACGTCGCGCCACATGATTTTAGCCGACCAGCACCCCTCGCCCTTGGCGCAAAACCGCCTGCCGCCTGCCGATAAATTCGCCGCCAACGACCACTTCGCCGAGGCCAACCGCCTGCTCGTCGCCCACGGCCGCCCACCGGTGGACTGGACCCTGTGA
- a CDS encoding S8 family serine peptidase: MSRSRSYTRSAIVGGLLLLAGLFLLTHRPPTAPDPPAATNNSTPDPPTPPSTATTPLLPAEDDLVSTTSTAALSGKLTALLTRPGVRAHEALLLFKDPDGFHRFLTRAASAGVIITGRIDPLRALRVRIRAYDTFAAELVARAADFGGVSANPFIEIPPTPPSAERTASRPVAVGDQLLSTLGVAAGTDTRTWGRGVTIAVLDGGAAPDPTLGARLRYLDIGLGYAGTGEAGQHGTAVAALAAGSAPDRPGVAPAASVLSIRVIDTEDKSDVFTVSQGIVAAVDAGAQLVNLSLGGRVTTELINRAITYATTHGVVIVAAAGNDGINRLAWPAADPRVVSVGATDATGRQAAFSNSGPQLHLTAPGVGILTGGLNPQRTLFSGTSASAPVIAGAIAVILSQTPGLTAPQAVEILQTHANDGGAAGDDPNYGHGTLNLGWALARDDRTRTDTAISSHHYNPETGALEVIVQNRSARASAAQVLTVNLNGRVATYAIPAIAPGLSTAVVLPVDASTAAAPIELRTQLEQTEGVIDAVPANNTHASLFDLRR; encoded by the coding sequence GTGAGTCGCTCCCGCAGCTACACCCGCAGCGCCATCGTCGGAGGGCTCCTGCTGCTCGCCGGCCTCTTCCTGCTCACCCACCGACCGCCCACCGCACCCGACCCACCTGCCGCCACGAACAATTCGACACCGGACCCGCCCACCCCGCCGAGCACCGCGACCACTCCGCTGCTTCCAGCCGAGGACGATCTGGTTTCTACCACCAGCACCGCCGCCCTTTCCGGTAAACTCACCGCCCTGCTCACCCGCCCCGGCGTGCGTGCCCACGAGGCGCTCCTTCTCTTTAAAGACCCCGACGGCTTCCACCGTTTCCTCACCCGCGCAGCGTCGGCCGGCGTCATCATCACCGGACGCATTGATCCGCTCCGCGCCCTTCGCGTGCGCATCCGCGCCTACGATACCTTCGCCGCCGAGCTGGTTGCCCGCGCCGCCGACTTCGGCGGAGTCAGCGCCAACCCTTTCATCGAGATCCCCCCGACGCCGCCCTCCGCCGAGCGCACCGCCAGCCGCCCCGTCGCCGTCGGCGACCAACTGCTCTCCACCCTCGGCGTAGCCGCCGGCACCGACACCCGCACGTGGGGCCGGGGTGTGACCATCGCCGTACTCGACGGCGGCGCCGCCCCCGATCCGACCCTCGGTGCCCGCCTGCGCTATCTCGACATCGGCCTGGGCTACGCGGGCACCGGCGAGGCCGGCCAGCACGGCACCGCCGTAGCCGCCCTCGCCGCCGGTTCCGCCCCCGATCGCCCCGGAGTCGCCCCGGCCGCCAGCGTGCTCAGCATTCGCGTGATCGATACCGAGGATAAAAGCGACGTGTTCACCGTGAGTCAGGGCATCGTCGCCGCCGTCGATGCAGGCGCGCAACTGGTCAACCTCAGCCTTGGCGGCCGGGTCACCACGGAGCTCATTAACCGTGCCATCACCTACGCCACCACCCACGGAGTCGTGATCGTGGCGGCGGCCGGCAACGACGGCATCAACCGCCTGGCCTGGCCCGCCGCAGATCCGCGCGTTGTCTCGGTCGGTGCGACCGACGCCACCGGCCGGCAGGCTGCGTTTTCCAACTCCGGCCCGCAACTGCACCTCACGGCCCCCGGCGTCGGCATCCTGACAGGCGGCCTCAACCCGCAGCGCACGCTTTTTAGCGGCACCTCGGCCAGCGCTCCGGTCATCGCCGGAGCGATCGCCGTGATCCTTTCGCAAACCCCAGGTCTCACCGCCCCCCAAGCCGTTGAGATCCTGCAAACCCACGCCAACGACGGCGGCGCGGCTGGCGACGACCCCAACTACGGCCACGGCACGCTCAACCTAGGCTGGGCATTGGCTCGCGACGACCGCACGCGCACCGACACCGCGATCAGCAGCCACCACTACAACCCCGAAACCGGCGCGCTTGAAGTGATCGTGCAAAACCGCAGCGCCCGCGCCTCGGCTGCACAGGTGCTGACGGTTAACCTCAATGGTCGCGTCGCCACTTATGCGATACCGGCAATCGCCCCAGGCCTCAGCACTGCGGTGGTTTTGCCCGTCGATGCGAGTACGGCCGCTGCGCCCATCGAGCTGCGAACCCAACTGGAACAGACGGAGGGAGTCATCGATGCGGTTCCGGCCAACAACACCCACGCCAGCCTGTTCGACCTGCGGAGATAA
- a CDS encoding HDOD domain-containing protein, with product MPIYSNSLHIGDVPLLTTTYEGLLSLTDSLNASGQILGLLNIAMRNPQITIPEVGQILRLDVVLSARIIRIANTAFYFKTTRSCNTIEEALQRVGLREIARLIATATMQGRSPVHLRAYGITGEQFNKSVRFNAFACQLIATEAKLDANLAYLSGLMRPLGILILNQWSAQHYTDVDKLAWRNVGTLLKWEEATFGLNHLEVSGFITREWGLPASVSDSLEKASAPFAAMKDYPLALVLQTAETLAEINRSTFQDHPNAASLNKDSLDALGIKPVKLIEISREALRQSQRFAA from the coding sequence ATGCCTATATACTCCAACTCCCTGCATATTGGCGACGTCCCACTGTTGACGACCACGTATGAGGGCTTGTTGAGCCTGACTGATTCGCTCAACGCTTCCGGCCAAATACTTGGTTTGCTCAATATCGCTATGCGAAACCCGCAAATCACCATCCCGGAGGTGGGTCAGATTCTCCGACTCGACGTGGTGCTATCAGCCCGGATCATTCGTATCGCCAACACCGCCTTCTATTTCAAAACCACGCGCAGCTGTAACACCATTGAGGAGGCACTCCAGCGCGTGGGGCTGCGCGAGATCGCGCGCCTCATCGCGACCGCGACCATGCAGGGCCGTTCCCCGGTCCACCTGCGCGCCTACGGGATTACCGGCGAGCAGTTCAATAAAAGCGTCCGCTTCAACGCCTTCGCCTGCCAGCTCATCGCCACCGAAGCCAAGCTGGACGCCAATCTCGCCTACCTCTCGGGACTCATGCGCCCGCTGGGCATCCTGATCCTCAATCAGTGGTCGGCGCAGCATTACACCGACGTCGATAAACTCGCGTGGCGTAACGTTGGCACCCTGCTCAAGTGGGAAGAGGCGACCTTTGGGCTCAACCACCTCGAGGTCTCCGGTTTCATCACACGCGAATGGGGCCTTCCGGCTTCGGTCAGCGACAGCCTGGAAAAAGCCTCCGCCCCGTTCGCCGCCATGAAGGACTACCCCCTGGCGCTCGTTTTACAAACTGCGGAAACCTTGGCCGAAATTAACCGCTCCACGTTTCAAGACCACCCCAACGCCGCATCGCTCAACAAGGATAGTCTGGATGCCCTCGGTATTAAGCCCGTAAAACTCATCGAAATCAGCCGCGAGGCGCTTCGCCAGAGCCAAAGGTTTGCCGCTTAG
- a CDS encoding rRNA pseudouridine synthase, with the protein MRRLDQLLANLGYCSRSEARDFLKKHVVTVRGAAVRDPSGKVLAADVRIDGEPLDHPDGLLLVLNKPLGLVCSHDEREGPRVYDLLPERWRARNPQVTSIGRLDKDTSGLILLTDRTELVHQYTSPKHKVPKLYRATVDADLKPELIPLFAAGTLMMDGETSPCAPAELRLIATQPRTADLVLTEGKYHQVRRMFAAVGVTVLTLHRVQFGRLTLGDLAVGAFREVETVEI; encoded by the coding sequence ATGCGCCGCCTCGACCAACTCCTCGCCAATCTCGGTTACTGCTCGCGAAGTGAGGCACGTGATTTTTTGAAAAAGCACGTCGTTACCGTTCGTGGTGCCGCGGTGCGCGATCCCTCGGGCAAGGTCTTAGCCGCTGACGTCCGCATCGACGGCGAACCTCTCGATCACCCCGACGGGCTGCTGTTGGTTTTAAACAAGCCCCTCGGCCTGGTCTGCTCCCACGACGAGCGCGAAGGGCCACGGGTTTACGATCTGCTCCCTGAGCGTTGGCGCGCCCGTAATCCCCAAGTCACCAGTATTGGCCGTCTGGATAAGGATACCAGCGGGTTGATCCTGCTCACCGACCGCACCGAGTTGGTGCACCAGTACACTTCGCCCAAACACAAAGTCCCCAAGCTCTACCGCGCCACGGTGGACGCTGATCTCAAACCTGAGCTGATCCCGCTTTTTGCCGCCGGCACGCTCATGATGGACGGGGAAACTTCGCCCTGCGCACCGGCCGAATTACGTCTCATTGCCACCCAGCCCCGCACTGCCGATTTGGTGCTGACCGAGGGCAAGTATCATCAAGTGCGACGTATGTTTGCCGCGGTGGGCGTGACCGTATTGACGTTGCACCGGGTTCAGTTCGGCCGGCTCACGCTCGGTGACCTCGCCGTAGGCGCGTTTCGCGAGGTGGAAACGGTCGAAATCTAG